A window of the Salvelinus alpinus chromosome 3, SLU_Salpinus.1, whole genome shotgun sequence genome harbors these coding sequences:
- the LOC139570448 gene encoding synaptic vesicle membrane protein VAT-1 homolog, which produces MSGEEAPARQQQEPAEEKTENPPTEEPPSEAAQEGEPSPAEEPADEPVAAATPDKAPVAPEEEVFSYRALFLTGYGGYDKVKLQMKKGKPSLKSAEVLVRVKACGLNFAELMGRQGLYELLPSPPVTPGMECSGVIEALGEEVTDRKVGDRVLVLSRHGLWQEVVVVPASQTFIMPESMSFEEAAALPVNYLTAYIMLFEMANVRAGQSILIHMAAGGVGIAATQLCQLLEDVTVFGTASASKHETIGQGGVTHPIDYRTRDYAEEIRKISPKGLDVVLDPLGGSDTQKAFSLLKPMGTLIVFGAANCVTGQKKNLLAVAKTWYNQFTINTLRLMHANKAVCGFHLGYLSDEEELITQTMTRLLELYTQGKIKPRIDSTYHFEQVGDAMRRMHERNNIGKVILLPEPKKEEEKPESNPEPAETEDKEEEENEENKTETSTEEVKREEN; this is translated from the exons ATGTCTGGCGAAGAGGCACCGGCACGACAGCAGCAAGAACCCGcagaggagaagacagagaaCCCACCTACTGAGGAACCTCCATCGGAGGCAGCCCAAGAGGGTGAGCCATCCCCCGCGGAAGAGCCAGCAGACGAGCCTGTGGCGGCGGCGACCCCAGACAAAGCGCCCGTGGCGCCCGAGGAGGAAGTTTTCAGCTACCGTGCTTTGTTCCTAACGGGCTATGGAGGCTATGACAAAGTGAAGCTCCAGATGAAAAAGGGAAAGCCAAGCCTGAAAAGCGCAGAGGTGCTGGTGCGGGTCAAGGCGTGTGGTCTGAACTTCGCCGAGTTGATGGGGAGACAGGGGTTGTATGAGCTGCTGCCGTCGCCGCCCGTCACGCCCGGGATGGAATGCTCGGGCGTGATTGAAGCATTAGGGGAAGAGGTGACGGATAGAAAA GTGGGTGACCGTGTGTTGGTGTTGAGTCGTCACGGCCTGTGGCAGGAGGTGGTGGTTGTGCCTGCTAGCCAAACATTCATCATGCCTGAGTCAATGAGCTTCGAGGAAGCGGCGGCCCTCCCCGTCAACTACCTGACGGCCTACATTATGCTTTTTGAGATGGCCAACGTCAGGGCCGGACAGAGCATCCTCATCCACATGGCAGCAG GTGGTGTGGGCATCGCTGCCACCCAGCTCTGTCAGTTGCTGGAGGACGTGACCGTGTTTGGAACTGCGTCGGCCAGCAAGCACGAGACCATTGGCCAGGGGGGGGTCACCCACCCCATCGACTACCGTACACGAGATTACGCCGAGGAGATCCGTAAAATCAGCCCCAAGG GATTGGACGTTGTCCTGGACCCACTGGGAGGCTCAGACACCCAAAAGGCCTTTAGTTTGCTGAAGCCCATGGGAACCCTCATAGTGTTTG GTGCAGCCAACTGTGTGACGGGTCAGAAGAAGAACCTATTGGCGGTAGCCAAGACCTGGTACAACCAATTCACCATCAACACCCTGAGGCTGATGCATGCCAACAAGGCTGTGTGTGGCTTCCATCTGGGCTACCTGAGTGACGAGGAGGAGCTCATCACCCAGACCATGACCCGCCTACTGGAACTCTACACCCAGGGCAAGATCAAGCCCCGCATTGACTCCACCTACCACTttgaacag gtggGTGACGCGATGAGGCGTATGCACGAGCGCAACAACATCGGCAAGGTGATTCTGCTCCCAGAGccaaagaaagaggaggaaaagccCGAGTCCAACCCTGAGCCAGCAGAGACAGAGGAcaaggaagaggaggaaaatgAGGAGAATAAGACAGAGACCAGCACAGAAGAGGTCAAGAGAGAGGAGAATTGA